Proteins encoded by one window of Deltaproteobacteria bacterium:
- a CDS encoding tripartite tricarboxylate transporter permease: MIEAIGEALVNVFGFPNVLVVLLGVTVSMLFGALPGLGGIVILTLSLPIIMAMETKLAMMVFAASIGGITFGGSISAILLNVPGTVANIATVFDGHPLARQGRAGYALAISATASALGSVFGYLIFLLLLPVVRSVVFSFGPPEFFLMALLGISLIASLTQSEPIKGLISAGLGFLVAFIGYSPITGDMRFTFDLLYLWDGVHTGVIAIGIFAVSEMFFLAVKGEELVQQGDVERPTTQDVLEGIRFVFSNFFLLIRSATIGCVVGIIPGVGANVAAFLSYAQGQATSPNRANFGRGAPEGVLAPEAANDAKDGGALLPTVAFGIPGSAPHAILLVGLLLLGLNPGKELLTTHQATVFTLVLALIAANVWTSILGLLFANQLVKITRIRVTLIIPIVLVISFVGAFVLRNNLLDAFAVLVFGFIGYGMKKYNYSFITFILAYVLGEIAEVSLFQTLLISDTGFLIFVTRPISLVLTLLILAALALPLVTPLKRAWQRRQLPDAP, from the coding sequence GTGATTGAGGCCATCGGCGAAGCGCTGGTTAACGTTTTCGGGTTTCCCAACGTCCTGGTGGTGCTCCTCGGCGTCACGGTGAGCATGCTCTTCGGCGCCCTGCCCGGTCTCGGCGGCATCGTCATCCTGACGCTGTCGCTGCCCATCATCATGGCGATGGAGACGAAGCTGGCCATGATGGTCTTCGCCGCGTCCATCGGCGGCATCACCTTCGGCGGCTCCATCTCCGCCATCCTGCTCAACGTCCCCGGCACCGTCGCCAACATCGCCACGGTCTTCGACGGGCACCCGCTGGCCCGGCAGGGCCGCGCCGGCTACGCCCTGGCCATCTCCGCGACGGCGTCCGCCCTGGGCTCGGTGTTCGGCTACCTGATCTTCCTGCTGCTGCTGCCGGTGGTGCGCTCCGTCGTGTTTTCCTTCGGCCCGCCGGAGTTCTTTCTCATGGCCCTGCTGGGAATCAGCCTGATCGCGTCACTGACCCAGAGCGAACCGATCAAGGGGCTCATCTCCGCGGGGCTGGGATTCCTGGTGGCCTTCATCGGGTACTCTCCCATCACGGGCGACATGCGCTTCACCTTCGACCTGCTCTACCTGTGGGACGGGGTCCACACCGGGGTCATCGCCATCGGCATCTTCGCCGTCTCCGAGATGTTCTTCCTGGCGGTCAAGGGAGAGGAGCTGGTGCAACAGGGCGACGTGGAGCGCCCCACGACGCAGGATGTCCTCGAGGGCATCCGCTTCGTGTTCTCCAACTTCTTCCTGCTGATCCGGAGCGCCACCATCGGCTGCGTGGTCGGGATCATTCCCGGCGTGGGGGCCAACGTAGCGGCGTTCCTGTCGTACGCCCAGGGCCAAGCCACTTCGCCGAACCGCGCCAACTTCGGCCGCGGCGCGCCCGAGGGCGTGCTCGCGCCGGAAGCCGCCAACGACGCCAAGGACGGCGGCGCGCTGCTGCCCACCGTGGCCTTCGGCATTCCCGGGAGCGCGCCCCACGCCATCCTGCTGGTGGGGCTGCTGCTGCTCGGACTGAACCCGGGCAAGGAACTGCTGACCACGCACCAGGCCACCGTCTTCACCCTGGTGCTTGCGCTGATCGCCGCCAACGTGTGGACCTCCATCCTGGGGCTCCTCTTCGCCAACCAGCTCGTCAAGATCACGCGGATCCGGGTCACGCTCATCATCCCCATCGTCCTGGTCATCAGCTTCGTCGGCGCCTTCGTGCTGCGCAACAATCTCCTGGACGCGTTCGCCGTGCTCGTGTTCGGCTTCATCGGCTACGGCATGAAGAAGTACAACTACTCCTTCATCACCTTCATCCTCGCCTACGTGCTCGGGGAGATCGCCGAGGTGTCGCTGTTCCAGACGCTGCTCATCTCGGACACGGGCTTCCTGATCTTCGTCACCCGTCCGATCTCGCTGGTGCTGACCCTGCTCATCCTGGCGGCCCTGGCCCTCCCGCTGGTGACGCCGCTCAAACGCGCATGGCAACGGCGTCAATTGCCGGACGCGCCTTAG
- a CDS encoding tripartite tricarboxylate transporter substrate-binding protein encodes MRRRTSLRKSFAMAGASMAAMLLCLLIGTTAGAQNLPGKITWIVPFGLGGGTGTSALLLAPKLQAKLAGNGVKEVKVVSLPGAGGTVGTKRLFGSPADGSVIGSMLPAGGLAQSATRDVGFDLSKFTYLAKITTAPRFLFVKGDSPIKSLDDLIAEGKKRPLKFASAGAASAGSFVLANLIDKTGIQVKDVTGYKSGRSLVVAVARGDVDTTIKTTGGVITFIKSGEVRGLVQLSSEKDKDPFFPDVPSAEALGRKDLMAGGILYILVAAPPNVPQAVADVLRNAVHQVIMESKAELESKAQVIHSPATGEETAGLVNNLIKDYANLIALYKAQQKK; translated from the coding sequence ATGCGGAGAAGAACGAGTTTGCGGAAGTCGTTTGCAATGGCCGGCGCGAGCATGGCGGCGATGCTTCTATGCCTGTTGATCGGCACGACCGCCGGGGCTCAGAACCTGCCGGGCAAGATCACGTGGATCGTTCCCTTCGGACTGGGGGGCGGCACCGGGACGTCGGCGCTGCTGCTGGCGCCAAAGCTGCAGGCGAAGCTCGCGGGCAACGGCGTCAAGGAAGTCAAGGTGGTGAGCCTGCCGGGGGCAGGCGGGACGGTGGGGACGAAGCGGCTCTTCGGCTCGCCGGCGGACGGGAGCGTCATCGGCAGCATGCTGCCGGCGGGCGGACTGGCGCAATCGGCGACACGGGACGTGGGCTTCGACCTCTCCAAGTTCACCTACCTGGCGAAGATCACCACCGCTCCGCGTTTCCTGTTCGTTAAAGGGGACTCCCCCATCAAGTCGCTCGACGACCTTATCGCGGAAGGAAAGAAGCGGCCCTTGAAGTTCGCCTCGGCGGGCGCGGCGTCGGCCGGGTCCTTCGTGCTGGCCAACCTCATCGACAAGACCGGCATCCAGGTGAAGGACGTCACCGGGTACAAGAGCGGCCGCTCGCTGGTAGTGGCGGTGGCGCGCGGCGACGTGGACACGACCATCAAGACCACCGGCGGCGTGATCACCTTCATCAAGTCCGGCGAGGTCCGGGGCCTCGTGCAGCTCTCCTCGGAGAAGGACAAGGATCCGTTCTTCCCGGACGTGCCTTCGGCCGAAGCCCTCGGACGCAAGGACCTCATGGCCGGCGGCATCCTGTACATCCTCGTGGCCGCGCCGCCTAACGTGCCGCAGGCCGTCGCGGACGTGCTGCGCAACGCCGTGCACCAGGTCATCATGGAGTCCAAGGCCGAGCTCGAGAGCAAAGCCCAGGTCATCCACTCCCCCGCCACCGGGGAAGAAACGGCCGGTCTCGTGAACAACCTGATCAAGGACTACGCGAACCTGATCGCCCTCTACAAGGCGCAGCAGAAGAAGTAG
- a CDS encoding hydantoinase B/oxoprolinase family protein: protein MDVDPIRYEMFLHRLWAVGEEGRSTLQRVTASPIVAQGGEVMSSFYDAEGKMVLACSGHLRFAAATSDAIKYLIDWYGESPGFHDGDQLFFNDPYVAGSHTYDMMVIKPIFLDGRLIAWIATSTHTADTGGVLRGAALEIFHEGIRILGVKVVERGEFREDVFRTLTEQCRDPQYVGLDIKAMIAGNNVCASRYLSLVDKFGLEFIEAAGEKTLADAEEMARAKLRSLPDGVWRSRVYYSAREADQTDADIIAVICAVTKKGDTLDIDLDGTSPQTSGDTNSTLPSTVAHLNIALTNQLFWDIPWNDGKLAPIRMTVPEGSVLNCTFPAACGLAPMIGGMFVAAVSECLAKMLYAAERREDVNAGWFGAWYSGGPGFMYGGHNREGLANAQGLYDVHGGGLGARPDRDGVNTGGHMNIPSGGISDIERIEMQYPFIYLARRHVKDGSGFGKQRGGYGSERLLFVYGSTDVTANYRPYGAVPNGFGLFGGFPAGFGGNRALYRTDDLLRRLREGAYPTGADELRDLDWCRLDLPEGFRPRVAIPEMTFITDVTQSGGGFGDPLERDPAQVEQDVRTGRTSLEVADRIYGVRIDGDGSADAAATEERRKELRARRLAETSSAAANGGAGDGGDTGPAADSGLGQDDDEGDGAVLLHVHEYLDLARAGGRLVVRCRKCAHVFCAGGENYKTGAVEITMDLEELAGARVPSGEPYRGVLLGYVCPGCATLLQVDVFCPTRDDERPLWDIQLDCSGLR, encoded by the coding sequence ATGGACGTCGATCCGATCCGCTACGAGATGTTTCTCCATCGCCTGTGGGCGGTGGGCGAGGAGGGGCGCTCCACCCTCCAGCGCGTCACCGCCTCGCCCATCGTGGCCCAGGGCGGCGAGGTCATGAGTTCGTTCTACGACGCCGAGGGCAAGATGGTGCTGGCCTGCTCCGGCCATCTGCGGTTCGCCGCCGCCACCTCGGACGCCATCAAGTACCTCATCGACTGGTACGGCGAGTCGCCGGGTTTCCACGACGGCGACCAGCTCTTCTTCAACGATCCTTACGTGGCCGGGTCCCACACCTACGACATGATGGTGATCAAACCCATCTTTTTGGACGGGCGCCTGATCGCCTGGATCGCCACCAGCACCCACACCGCCGACACCGGCGGGGTGCTGCGGGGCGCGGCCCTGGAAATCTTCCACGAGGGCATCCGCATCCTCGGAGTCAAGGTGGTGGAGCGGGGCGAGTTCCGCGAGGACGTGTTCCGCACGCTGACCGAGCAGTGCCGCGATCCCCAGTACGTGGGGCTGGACATCAAGGCCATGATTGCCGGCAACAACGTGTGCGCCTCGCGCTACCTGAGCCTGGTGGACAAGTTCGGCCTGGAGTTCATCGAGGCAGCGGGCGAGAAGACCCTGGCGGACGCCGAGGAGATGGCCCGCGCCAAACTGCGCTCCCTGCCCGACGGAGTGTGGCGCTCCCGGGTCTATTACTCCGCGCGCGAAGCCGACCAGACCGACGCCGACATCATCGCCGTCATCTGCGCCGTCACCAAGAAGGGCGACACGCTGGACATCGACCTCGACGGCACCAGCCCGCAGACCTCGGGCGACACCAACTCGACCCTTCCGAGCACGGTGGCGCACCTCAACATCGCGCTCACCAACCAGCTCTTCTGGGACATCCCGTGGAACGACGGCAAGCTGGCGCCCATCCGCATGACGGTGCCCGAGGGCTCCGTGCTGAACTGCACCTTCCCGGCGGCCTGCGGGCTGGCGCCCATGATCGGCGGCATGTTCGTGGCCGCGGTGAGCGAGTGCCTGGCCAAGATGCTCTACGCCGCCGAACGGCGAGAGGACGTCAACGCCGGCTGGTTCGGAGCCTGGTACTCCGGCGGCCCGGGGTTCATGTACGGCGGCCACAACCGCGAAGGGCTGGCCAACGCCCAGGGGCTCTACGACGTGCACGGCGGCGGCCTCGGCGCCCGGCCCGACCGGGACGGCGTGAACACCGGCGGCCACATGAACATTCCCTCCGGCGGCATCTCCGACATCGAGCGCATCGAGATGCAGTACCCGTTCATCTACTTGGCGCGAAGGCACGTGAAGGACGGCTCGGGCTTCGGCAAGCAGCGCGGCGGCTACGGCAGCGAGCGGCTGCTGTTCGTCTACGGCTCCACCGACGTGACGGCCAACTACCGTCCCTACGGCGCGGTGCCCAACGGCTTCGGCCTGTTCGGCGGCTTTCCCGCGGGCTTCGGCGGCAACCGCGCACTCTACCGCACCGACGACCTGCTGCGGCGCCTGCGCGAGGGCGCCTATCCCACCGGCGCGGACGAGCTGCGGGACCTCGACTGGTGCCGGCTCGACCTGCCCGAGGGCTTCCGTCCGCGCGTAGCCATCCCCGAGATGACCTTCATCACGGACGTGACCCAGAGCGGCGGCGGCTTCGGCGACCCGCTGGAGCGAGACCCCGCTCAGGTGGAGCAGGACGTCCGGACGGGCCGCACGAGTCTCGAGGTCGCCGACCGGATCTACGGGGTCCGGATCGACGGCGACGGCAGTGCGGACGCCGCCGCCACCGAGGAGCGGCGCAAGGAGCTTCGGGCTCGGCGTCTGGCGGAGACATCCAGCGCCGCGGCCAACGGCGGAGCCGGTGACGGCGGCGATACCGGGCCGGCAGCGGATTCCGGGCTCGGTCAGGACGACGACGAGGGCGACGGCGCGGTCCTCCTCCATGTCCACGAGTACCTCGATCTCGCGCGGGCCGGCGGCCGGCTGGTGGTGCGATGCCGCAAGTGCGCGCACGTGTTCTGCGCCGGCGGGGAGAACTACAAGACCGGCGCCGTCGAGATCACCATGGACCTCGAGGAACTGGCCGGCGCGCGCGTTCCCTCCGGCGAGCCCTACCGCGGCGTGTTGCTGGGCTACGTCTGCCCCGGATGCGCCACGCTGCTCCAGGTGGACGTCTTCTGCCCCACACGGGACGACGAGAGGCCCCTCTGGGACATCCAGCTCGATTGTTCGGGGCTGAGGTAG
- a CDS encoding antibiotic biosynthesis monooxygenase — protein sequence MIYEVRVQTVDPDKRSEYVKAYKEAIQSSKEAGCHGGYIMCSDDEPSRVMVLLHWETREHHERWRGTPPHVKFRQTIDPWQTQPSVGDYYVAETI from the coding sequence ATGATCTACGAAGTGAGGGTGCAGACGGTGGATCCCGACAAGCGCAGCGAATACGTGAAGGCCTACAAGGAAGCCATCCAGTCCAGCAAGGAAGCCGGATGCCATGGCGGATACATCATGTGCAGCGACGACGAGCCTTCCAGGGTCATGGTCCTGCTCCACTGGGAGACACGCGAGCACCACGAGCGCTGGCGCGGCACGCCGCCCCACGTGAAGTTCAGGCAGACCATCGATCCCTGGCAGACCCAGCCCAGCGTCGGCGACTACTACGTCGCCGAGACCATCTGA
- a CDS encoding cyclase family protein — MRIVDLSMTVEECDSAPFAPDETYFKIKPIIDWEDKGFVSNLVELTVHAGTHIDSPHHFFRDKPSVEQLPLEPLIGTAVVLDLSFRCQPGARITPEDMERAEAALAEQGVKIEPGGILLLRTDWPKGHRTTDPSWWNDSPFLSREAAQWVVDKQPAVIGYDFAQEEKGADYQQADEILGSGMTVHRTILPKVTCQIENLINLDQIGPTARIIALPVKWKTESAPARVVALLD, encoded by the coding sequence ATGCGCATCGTCGATCTCAGCATGACCGTGGAGGAATGCGATTCGGCTCCGTTCGCGCCGGACGAGACCTACTTCAAGATCAAACCCATCATCGACTGGGAGGACAAGGGGTTCGTCTCCAATCTCGTGGAGCTCACCGTTCACGCGGGCACTCACATCGACTCCCCGCACCACTTCTTCCGCGACAAGCCGTCGGTGGAGCAGCTTCCGCTGGAGCCGTTGATCGGCACGGCGGTGGTGCTGGACCTGTCGTTCCGCTGTCAGCCCGGCGCGCGCATCACGCCGGAGGACATGGAGCGGGCCGAGGCGGCGCTGGCGGAGCAGGGAGTGAAGATCGAGCCCGGCGGCATCCTGCTGCTGCGCACCGACTGGCCCAAGGGGCACCGGACCACCGATCCGTCCTGGTGGAACGACTCGCCCTTCCTCTCCCGCGAGGCGGCCCAGTGGGTGGTGGACAAGCAGCCCGCGGTCATCGGCTACGACTTCGCCCAGGAGGAGAAGGGCGCCGACTACCAGCAGGCCGACGAGATCCTGGGCAGCGGCATGACCGTGCACCGCACGATTCTTCCAAAGGTCACCTGCCAGATCGAGAACCTCATCAACCTGGACCAGATCGGCCCCACCGCTCGGATCATTGCGCTCCCGGTCAAGTGGAAGACCGAATCCGCTCCGGCGCGGGTGGTGGCGCTGTTGGACTGA